CCCGCTCGGCGGCGAAAAAAAAAGCGCGCAATAAAATTTTTCGCATATAAATTTTCTGCACTGATATAATATTTGTAATTCAGAAATTTATTAATCATCAAGAGAGGAGCAATTCTCATGAAGTCGAAGAAGAGTATATTTTTTCTTGTGGCTGCAATCGCTATTATTTTCATAATGGTAAACACTCCCAGAGACAGCGATAATTCAATCACAGGAACAGGCACGGGCAACGGTTACGGCGGAAAAGATTCAATCACTGTAACAGTAACTCTCAAGGACGGCAAAATCTCAAATGTTACAGCATCAGGCCCCAACGAGACTCAGGGCATAGGCTCTAACGCGATCGAAAAAATGCCCCCGTTAATGGTCGAGAAAAATTCAATTACTGTAGACACAATTTCAGGCGCAACAATGAGCTCAACGGGAATTTTACAGGCAGCAGAAGCAGCACTCAAGGCCGCAGGAGTCAATCCTGAAAATTTCAAAGCAGCAAGCACACCCGCAAAAGCTGACAACGCACCCGCAAAGCCCGTAGAGGACAAAGAATTTACTACCGATATAGTAATCGTCGGTGCAGGAGGCGCAGGAATGGTCGCAGCAATCACAGCAGCAGACGCAGGAAAAAAAGTCATCCTCATCGAGAAACAGTCAATGGCCGGCGGAAATTCAGTCAGAGCTACAGGAGGAATGAACGCAACAAAAACACCTGAGCAGGACAATAACAAATTTACAGAAGATGCCGGGGTCGAGAAAACTTTAAAAGCTGCCGAAAAATTTGCTGACAATAAAGTAATAACAGAACTCGCTCAAACCGTAAAATCTCAATGGGACGCATATAAAGCAAACCCAACCGGATATTTTGACTCGGTCGAGTTAATGCAGCTTGATACTTTAATCGGCGGTCATGGAATAAATAATCCTGAACTCGTGAAAATTTTTACGTCAAATGCTGCCGGTGCTGTAGAGTGGCTCAAGACAATAGATATTGATTTAAGCTCGGTCGGTGCATTCGGGGGAGCGTCAGTAAAACGCATTCACAGGCCGTTAAACGAAGATAAAAAAGTCGTCTCCGTCGGTGCTTACATGATCCCGAAATTAGTAGCAGCCTGCAAAGCCCGTGAAAATATTACAATGTTAATGGAGACAGCAGCAGCAGGAATCTTAACCGACAAGGACGGCCAAGCAGCTGGAATTATCGCAAATAGTTCTGACGGCGGAAAAGTTATAATTCACGCAAAAGCAGTCATTCTCGCAGCAGGAGGTTTCGGCGCAAATTTGAAAATGGTCTCAATATTTAAACCTGAGCTCGAAGGCTTCATGACTACTAACGCACCCGGCGCAACAGGAGAAGTAATAACAATGGCTCAGACTCTCGGCGCAGCAGTTGTTGACATGAAACAAATTCAGATTCACCCGACAGTACAGGCCGATACAGCTTCACTCATAACTGAAGGACTCAGAGGCGACGGAGCAATTTTAGTTAATACGGACGGAAAACGCTTTACAGATGAGACCGGAACACGCGACGCAGTATCAGCAGCAGAAATCGCACAACCGGGGTCATTTTCGTGGCTGATAGTTGACTCAAAAATGGCAGACGCTTCAAATGTTATTAAGGGCTATATCTCAAAAGGTTTCACGAAAGAAGGCAAGACCTACGAGGAATTAGCAGCAAATATTGATATTCCCGCAGAAATTTTCGCAGAGACCATGAAAAAATGGAACAATTGCGTAACAAATCGAAGCGACCCAGATTTTAACAGAACAAGTTTTGCAGCTCCGTTAGACAAAGCACCCTTCTACGCAATCAGAGTTACAGCCGGAATCCATCACACAATGGGCGGACTAAAAATTGACGGCCAAACGAGAGTCCTTAAAGGCGACGGGACAGCGATTCCGGGACTCTTTGCGGCAGGAGAAATTACAGGCGGTATTCATGGCGGAAATAGACTCGGCGGCAACGCAGTAGCAGATTTCGTGATATTCGGACGTATCGCAGGACAGAACGCAGCCAATTTCTAACGATAAAAAATTTCATTGCCGGGTTGTGCTCATCAGCCCGGTTTTATTTTGTCCGTAAAAATATTGAACCTCCCAGTGCATATGCAAAGGAAGGCTTTAAATAAGGTAATAATATGACTTATGATATAACGCGCTTATTTTAGCACAAGATTTTATTTCGTGCGTCTTACTGCTTCTTTCATGATAACGTCGTGCGCTCCGCCTTCTATTAACGTAACCGGCGACACAAGGGTAATTTTTGCTTTCTCGCGCATTTCACACAAATTCAACGCCCCGCAATTACAGAACGTAGATTTTATTTTGCTTAATGTCTCAGTAACATTATCGCGCAAACTTCCAGCATAAGGCACATAACTGTCAACGCCTTCTTCAAATGATAATTTTACCTGCGACGAATCGCCAGAGTCGTAACGCTGCCAATTTCTAGCCCTTGACGAACCTTCACCCCAATATTCTTTTACGTAATTCCCGTTGACCATGACTCTATTTGTAGGACTCTCATCAAAGCGCGCAAAATATCGCCCTAACATGCAAAAATCTGCTCCCATTGCAAGAGCTAAAGTTATATGATAGTCCATTACGATCCCGCCGTCTGAACAAATCGGGATATAAATTCCTGTTTCCTTAAAATATTTATCGCGTTCTTGTGCGACTTCAATAACTGCTGTAGCTTGACCGCGCCCGATTCCCTTTGCTTCACGCGTTATGCAGATTGAACCGCCCCCTATACCGATTTTCACGAAGTCCGCGCCTGCCTCCGCCAAGAATCTAAAGCCTTCAGCATCGACAATATTTCCCGCACCGACTTTCACTTCATCGCCGTATTTATCGCGAATCCATTTAAGAGTCCTCCTCTGCCATTCCGTGAATCCTTCTGATGAGTCAATGCACAAAACATCTGCGCCCGCGTCAACTAATGCCGGGACTCTTTCCTCATAATCGCGCGTGTTAATGCCTGCTCCCGTTATGTAACGTTTTTTACTGTCAAGCAATTCTAAAGGGTTTTCCTTGTGCATGTCGTAATCTTTCCTGAATACGAACGCGACCATATTTCCTTTATCATCAATTACGGGAAGAGAATTTAATTTGTGCTCCCATAAAATATCATTTGCTTCACTCAAGCTCAAACCGTCATGAGCAGAAATAACTTTATCGATAGGAGTCATAAAATCGCGTACTTTCGAGTCTAATTCGGTGCGGCTGACTCTGTAATCGCGGCTCGTTACGATTCCTAATAATTTGCCCGTCAAGCTGCCGTCATGAGTAACTGCTACTGTTGTGTGTCCGGTTAATTCTTTGAGCGCAAGAATATCTTTGAGAGTCTGATCCGGCCCGATAGCTGAGTCATTTGCAACAAAGCCGGCTTTATATCTCTTCACGCGTTCGACCATTTCGACTTGTTTATCTATAGTTTGTGAGCAGAAAATAAACGAGATTCCGCCCTCACGAGCAAGAGCAATCGCCATATTGTCGTCAGAAACTGATTGCATTATTGCACTTGTGAGCGGGATATTAATAGAAAGGGGAGCTTCTTCACCCGCCCGAAATTTACAAAGAGGAGTCCGCAATGAGACATTTGACGGCACACAATTTTCGGATGAATACGTCGGAATCAGCAAATATTCCGAAAAAGTGTGAGAAGGTTCGCTATAAAAATAGGCCATGAAAAAATTTTCTCCTTTCAAATTATAAATATAATCAACAAAAATTTTTGCCCTGTATGATAACACATAATTTATATAAAAATTTTACGACTAATTAATGCGTGTATAATAATCTGCAAAATTAAATCATTATAATTCTTTAACAGGAGATGAAATTTTTTATGATACTCGGCACAATTCTATATCCTTCACGTTACAGCGGACTCGGTGAAGGCGTGAAAAAGGGTCTCGAATATATTGCAGAACATAGAAACGAGCTTGAAAATTTAAAACCGGGAAAATATCAGATCGACGGCGACAATATTTTTTTCGAGATTCACGAGGAAATTACGACCAAACCCGAAGAAAAATTTTTTGAGGCTCATAAAAAGTATTTGGACATTCACATAACTTTAACCGGCGAAGAATGGTTTGGCTATGCAATGATAAAGCAGCTGAAGGAAGCAAAGCCCTACGAGGAATCAACTGACACAGCTTATTATATCGGTGAAGGACTATATAATCAGGCTCCGGAAGGACATTTTATATTATTCATGCCCGAAGACGCTCACAAGTGCGGAATTTATTTCAACAATAAGGGCGCAGTCAAAAGTTTAGTCCTGAAAGTGAAATTATAAATGCCGGCCGATAATTTTTTTATGCAGGAAGCACTAAATCAGGCAAAAAACGCACTCTCGCGCGGTGATGTTCCCATCGGAGCTTTAATCGTTCATGATGACAAAATTTTATCGTCAGGGAGCGACAAAAAATTTCTTGACCCTACAGAACACGCAGAAATTATCGCAATCCGTTCATGTGCCGAGAAATTACAGAAATGGAATCTATCAGGCTGCACACTTTATGTAACGCTTGAACCTTGTCCGATGTGTGCGGGTGCGTGCGTGAATGCAAGAATCTCACGTGTAGTTTACGGCGCAAAAAATTTCAAGTCCGGTGCAGGGGGGACTCTCTACAATATTTTAAGCGACTCAAGATTAAATCACGTCTGCAAAGTTAAATCCGGTGTAATGGCCTCTGAGTGTCTGGAAATTTTGCAGGAATATTTTATCAGAAGGAGAAATAACAAATGCTGCCGACATGCTTAATTTCTGACCTAAAAATTTATCAGCCCGGAGAAAGCACGAAGCAGCTTGCTAATTCTCTTTCCTGCCCTGAACTCGCCGCGGGTGTACTTGACATGCTGAAGGGAAGCAGTGATTTAGACTCTTTGCGCGAATGGATTAGACCCGACTTCACGAAACAAATAGCAAATTTGAATCTCGGCGAATCAAGTAAGGCAGCAAAAATTTTATGGGACTCTAAAAGCTCTCTCGGCAATGTTTTAGTTTACGGCGATTATGACACTGACGGAATCTCTTCAACTGTTCTAGCAATGGAAATTTTCAGGAGCAAGGCC
The window above is part of the Synergistaceae bacterium genome. Proteins encoded here:
- a CDS encoding flavocytochrome c: MKSKKSIFFLVAAIAIIFIMVNTPRDSDNSITGTGTGNGYGGKDSITVTVTLKDGKISNVTASGPNETQGIGSNAIEKMPPLMVEKNSITVDTISGATMSSTGILQAAEAALKAAGVNPENFKAASTPAKADNAPAKPVEDKEFTTDIVIVGAGGAGMVAAITAADAGKKVILIEKQSMAGGNSVRATGGMNATKTPEQDNNKFTEDAGVEKTLKAAEKFADNKVITELAQTVKSQWDAYKANPTGYFDSVELMQLDTLIGGHGINNPELVKIFTSNAAGAVEWLKTIDIDLSSVGAFGGASVKRIHRPLNEDKKVVSVGAYMIPKLVAACKARENITMLMETAAAGILTDKDGQAAGIIANSSDGGKVIIHAKAVILAAGGFGANLKMVSIFKPELEGFMTTNAPGATGEVITMAQTLGAAVVDMKQIQIHPTVQADTASLITEGLRGDGAILVNTDGKRFTDETGTRDAVSAAEIAQPGSFSWLIVDSKMADASNVIKGYISKGFTKEGKTYEELAANIDIPAEIFAETMKKWNNCVTNRSDPDFNRTSFAAPLDKAPFYAIRVTAGIHHTMGGLKIDGQTRVLKGDGTAIPGLFAAGEITGGIHGGNRLGGNAVADFVIFGRIAGQNAANF
- a CDS encoding IMP dehydrogenase, which produces MAYFYSEPSHTFSEYLLIPTYSSENCVPSNVSLRTPLCKFRAGEEAPLSINIPLTSAIMQSVSDDNMAIALAREGGISFIFCSQTIDKQVEMVERVKRYKAGFVANDSAIGPDQTLKDILALKELTGHTTVAVTHDGSLTGKLLGIVTSRDYRVSRTELDSKVRDFMTPIDKVISAHDGLSLSEANDILWEHKLNSLPVIDDKGNMVAFVFRKDYDMHKENPLELLDSKKRYITGAGINTRDYEERVPALVDAGADVLCIDSSEGFTEWQRRTLKWIRDKYGDEVKVGAGNIVDAEGFRFLAEAGADFVKIGIGGGSICITREAKGIGRGQATAVIEVAQERDKYFKETGIYIPICSDGGIVMDYHITLALAMGADFCMLGRYFARFDESPTNRVMVNGNYVKEYWGEGSSRARNWQRYDSGDSSQVKLSFEEGVDSYVPYAGSLRDNVTETLSKIKSTFCNCGALNLCEMREKAKITLVSPVTLIEGGAHDVIMKEAVRRTK
- a CDS encoding YhcH/YjgK/YiaL family protein, which encodes MILGTILYPSRYSGLGEGVKKGLEYIAEHRNELENLKPGKYQIDGDNIFFEIHEEITTKPEEKFFEAHKKYLDIHITLTGEEWFGYAMIKQLKEAKPYEESTDTAYYIGEGLYNQAPEGHFILFMPEDAHKCGIYFNNKGAVKSLVLKVKL
- the tadA gene encoding tRNA adenosine(34) deaminase TadA, with translation MQEALNQAKNALSRGDVPIGALIVHDDKILSSGSDKKFLDPTEHAEIIAIRSCAEKLQKWNLSGCTLYVTLEPCPMCAGACVNARISRVVYGAKNFKSGAGGTLYNILSDSRLNHVCKVKSGVMASECLEILQEYFIRRRNNKCCRHA